A genome region from Vanessa cardui chromosome 24, ilVanCard2.1, whole genome shotgun sequence includes the following:
- the LOC124540324 gene encoding pancreatic lipase-related protein 2-like: MSVQVIFLCFQVLLLFSVDCEDPRREEGYPRGFMAVCPGSTKPASIPRSQLKYLFFVVQGKGRSRKSYNYWDAKNIATDPRIDFRRKTIVVAIGYLDSTSFPISGMFANEYEAKGYNVILVDNQRFATVHYYLASRLMRPVGKHVAEVLVELTRAGLDPTNTELLGFSLGGHTASYIAKNYQQMTGKNISRITALEPSGPCFRTLSSQERLDASNADFVQVVHTNIDGYGMSARMGHVDFYVNGGEFQPTDLNVYPCTTTCSHFRVLSLWVSAMKNPKKFIAIKCNSIQEARDAACYDTVPLSTNVMGENVNVTNQGIFYLSTGKVFPYYLGKNGLKAEYDSWRRISNINDGNETEVYT, translated from the exons ATGTCTGTgcaagtgatttttttatgctTCCAagtgttgttattgttttccgTGGATTGTGAGGATCCCAGGAGAGAAGAAGGTTATCCGAGGGGTTTTATGGCAGTAT gTCCAGGGTCCACGAAACCAGCCTCGATCCCCAGGAGTCAGCTGAAGTACCTTTTCTTCGTGGTCCAGGGTAAGGGGCGGTCGAGGAAATCCTATAATTATTGGGACGCGAAAAACATCGCCACAGATCCAAGGATTGACTTTCGTAG AAAAACCATCGTAGTAGCGATTGGATACTTGGACAGTACAAGTTTTCCGATTTCGGGAATGTTCGCTAATGAATATGAGGCTAAAGGGTACAACGTGATCCTAGTCGACAACCAGCGTTTCGCCACGGTGCACTACTATTT AGCTTCACGCCTAATGCGCCCTGTCGGCAAACACGTAGCTGAGGTATTAGTGGAATTAACTCGAGCTGGATTAGATCCAACTAACACCGAGCTTCTAGGCTTTAGCCTTGGCGGCCATACAGCCAGCTACATAGCGAAAAACTACCAACAAATGACAGGAAAGAATATATCCAGGATAACAGCTTTGGAGCCGTCTGGACCATGTTTCAGGACTCTCTCCTCTCAAGAACGCCTAGATGCTTCAAATGCGGACTTCGTTCAAGTTGTACACACGAATATCGATGGATACGGTATGAGTGCCAGGATGGGGCATGTTGATTTCTACGTAAATGGGGGGGAATTCCAACCGACAGACTTGAACGTATATCCCTGTACAACGACATGTAGCCATTTCAGGGTATTGAGTCTTTGGGTATCCGCTATGAAGAATCCGAAGAAATTTATagcaataaaatgtaatagcaTTCAAGAAGCGAGAGACGCCGCGTGCTACGATACAGTTCCTTTATCGACAAATGTCATGGGCGAAAACGTCAATGTCACTAATCAAGGCATATTTTATCTGTCAACGGGCAAAGTTTTTCCTTACTATCTAGGAAAGAATGGTTTAAAAGCAGAGTACGATTCGTGGAGAAGAATTAGTAATATCAACGATGGTAATGAAACTGAAGtatacacttaa